The DNA region ATGTACTGGTCGGGCGCGCCGTAGATCCCGGTGCCGTCCAGTGGTCCGAGTCCCTGGTACATATCGTTGATCCAGCCGGTGGACAACGTGTAGGTGGCCGCGGTGTTGCCGGGCGGGGAGAACCCCGTCGCCAATTGTGCGAAGAAGTCGAAGAGCGCGTTGCCGCCGATCAACGCGTCGGCGTGGGAACCGCGTGCCAGCGTCACTCCGACGAACTGACCGGGTCGCGCGGCCACCAGTTCATTGGTGGTGGCGCCGTTGGAGTTCCACGCCGCCGACGGCGACGCAATCTGATAGACCGGGATGAACGGGTCGTCCAGACTCTCCAGCGCACCGGTCAGCCTTCCCTGCCAGGCGACTCCGTCGTACATCACGACCCCACGCAGGCTGCCGTCGTTGAGCAGGTCCGCGGCGTAGTACCCGCCGACCGAGGTGGCGAAGCCGCCGCCGGCGGATTGGCCGGACAGCACGAAGCTCTGCGGCAGTACGCCCTGAAAGCCGGCTGCGGTCGCGCTGGTGGTCAGCGACGCACGATCGCCGAGGAACATCGTGGCCACGCCCTGTTGCATCGGCACGCCGTTGATCCAGCAGCCTGAGCAGAACAGGCCCGGCAGCGAAGGCAGGTTGGGCGCCACCACGATGCTGTTGGTCTGCTGAGCCAGCGTGCGGGCCAACGCAGACAGCGCCGACTTCTCCCCGAGGAAGCCGTGCTGCAACCAGATCACACCGGTGGCGGTCACCGAGCCGTCCGCCTGCGTCGGCAGGTACCAGTCTGCGCGCGCGGTGTAGGTCCGGGTCCCCACCGGAATGGTCAGCGGGGCCCGCGACGTCTTGACGCCGGTCACCGGGCCGTCGGCCGCATTGATCGAGACGGCCGCCTCGGTGGACACCGACCGTTGCTCAGTCGGCACTGTCAGCGCGGCGGGGATCACCGGGCCCGCGGTGGTCGACTCGGTGTCGGACACTGCGCGCCGGCGGGTCTCGCGGGGCTCCTCGGAGGTGGTGACCG from Mycobacterium sp. SMC-4 includes:
- a CDS encoding lipocalin family protein, translated to MTSRRCLLWLGSAAAGACLALGAGAGVAAADTSDGAGSASRSTDRSTDSDSSSRADVSRTAEADASLSSVSSADPAAAPRSAALRSTAISDDADSDDDTEPARTGRAYTLRQDPADDADEVSEPAAPTTGTAANPPAAAVPVTTSEEPRETRRRAVSDTESTTAGPVIPAALTVPTEQRSVSTEAAVSINAADGPVTGVKTSRAPLTIPVGTRTYTARADWYLPTQADGSVTATGVIWLQHGFLGEKSALSALARTLAQQTNSIVVAPNLPSLPGLFCSGCWINGVPMQQGVATMFLGDRASLTTSATAAGFQGVLPQSFVLSGQSAGGGFATSVGGYYAADLLNDGSLRGVVMYDGVAWQGRLTGALESLDDPFIPVYQIASPSAAWNSNGATTNELVAARPGQFVGVTLARGSHADALIGGNALFDFFAQLATGFSPPGNTAATYTLSTGWINDMYQGLGPLDGTGIYGAPDQYIVLGDAAGVVLAPPPVVDLTQYLGTWYEVGSVKQFFSLGLVNTTAVYSLNPDGSIRVENSGNYFVNNGPKSSITGSALPVDPANNKLNVRFFGSASARPPGNYWIVDLDPDYQWAIVTDPTGVSGFLLTRERTVSADFYQELLDRASVKGVIGRITPTRQPAAQTVSV